The region CCGGCCGTTGTCGGTCAGCATCTCGAGAAGGGCGTTCCATCTGGCGTACCGGTCCACCGCGGAGGCCCTCCCAGCAACTGCACGGACGGTGATTGATTGCGTGCACACTAGTGCGCGAAACTGGGTGGGCGCAAAAGACTGACCTGCGCGATCGGCTGACCGGTTGCCACGGCCACCCGCATTCGCGCAGAATAACGCGCGAAATGCGGGTCTAACGAGCCGTATTGCGCACCGGTCGCCCCTGCGAGGAGTTTTCCATGGCGTACGTGGACGCGGAGATCGCGAGCCAACCCGACTGCTGGCGGGAGGCGGCCGAGCTGGCCGGTGTCGTCCATGGCGACCTGCCGCGCCCCGGCGAACGAGTCGCCGTCGTCGGTTGCGGCACGTCGTGGTTCATGGCCATGGCGTACGCGGCCCGCCGCGAGCAGGCCGGCCAGGGTGAGACCGACGCGTTCCAGGCGTCCGAGTTCCCCGCCGGCCGCCACTACGACCGGTTGATCGCGATCACCCGCTCCGGCTGCACCACCGAGGTGGTGGAACTGCTCGCCGCGCTGCGCGGGCGGACACCCACCACAGTCATCGTCGGCGACCCGGCGTCCCCGGCGGTCGACCTCGCCACCGCCGCGGTGACCATGCCCTTCGCCGACGAGCGGTCGGTGGTGCAGACCCGCTTCGCGACCACCGCGCTGGCCCTGCTCCGGGCCCACCTCGGCGATCCGGTGACCGCGCTCGCCGCCGACGCCGAGGTGGCGGTGCGTTCGCCGCTGCCGATCGACCCGGCCCTCATCGGGCAGGTCACCTTCCTCGGTCGGGGGTGGACGATCGGGCTGGCCCAGGAGGCGGCGCTGAAGTGCCGCGAAACGGCGATCTTCTGGGCCGAGGCGTACCCGGCGATGGACTACCGCCACGGGCCCATCTCGGTCGCCGCGCCCGGCCGGCTGGTGTGGGCGTTCGGCGAACTGCCCGACGGTCTGCCTGAGGACGTGGCCGCCACCGGCGCGGCTTTCGTGCACAGCCGCACCCATGGTTGGCGCACGGTGTTGGGTAGCTGGTCCGCCGGTCGTACCCCGGTCGACCCGATGGCCGACCTGATCCTGGCACAACGCTTCGCGGTCGCGCTGGCGACCAGCCGGGGCCTCGACCCGGACGCGCCCCGGCACCTGAGCCGGTCGGTGGTGCTGGCGTGAGCGACGCCGTGGACGCCGACCGCGTGGTCGTCGCGCTGGACGTCGGTGGCACCGGCATGAAGTGTGCCCTGGTCCGGCCGGACGGCGTGGTGGTACGCACCGAGCGGCACCCCACCGACGCCGGACGCGGCCCGGCGGCCGTGGTCGCCACCGTCCTGGACGTGGCCGAAGGGCTCGCCGACAAGGCCCGCGCCGACGGCCTCACCCCGATCGCGGTCGGCATCGCCGTCCCCGGGGTGGTGGACGAGGCACGCGGGGTCGCGGTCTGGTCGGCGAACGTGGGCTTCCGGGACGTACCCCTGCGGGACCTGGCGGTGCGACGGCTCGGCCTGCCGACGGCGCTCGGCCACGACGTGCGGGTCGGCGGTCTCGCCGAGGCTCGGCTCGGTGCCGGGCGCGGTGCCGGGCACGTGCTGTTCGTGGCGATCGGCACCGGCATCGCCGCCGCGCACGTCGTGGATGGCCAGGCCGCTGTGGGCGCGCACGGCGCTGCCGGGGAGATCGGCCACATCCTGGTCCGGCCGGACGGCCCGCGCTGCGGCTGCGGCCGACCCGGCTGCCTGGAGGCGGTCGCCTCGGCCGCGGCGGTCGGACGCCGCTACGCCGAGCTTGCCGGCGCGGCTGCCGAGCTTGCCGGCGCAGCCGCCGAGCTTGCCGGCGCGGCTGCCGACGCTCCGGTGTCAGCCGCCGAGCTTGCCGGCGCGGCTGCCCACGCTCCGGTGTCAGCCGCCGAGGTGGCCGAGCGGGCCGCCGCCGGCGAACCACTCGCCGGCCAGGTCTGGCAGGAGACGGTCGAGGCACTCGCCGACGGCCTGGCCAGCGGGCAGGCGCTGTTCGACGTGGCGACGATCGTGCTCGGCGGTGGCCTCGCCCAGGCCGGGGATCGGCTGCTGACCCCGCTGCGGGCGGCGCTGCACGAGCGGATGACCTTCCACCGGGAGCCGCAACTGGTCGCGGCAGCCCTCGGCGACGAGGCCGGCTGCCTCGGTGCCGCCCTGCTCGCAATGGACGCCGTACGCGGCCACGACCACCAGGAGATGCGATGACCCTACGGGTAAACGGCCGCGTGGTGACCCCTACCGGTGTCATCCGACAGGGCTGCGTCGAGTGGGACGGGGATCGGATCACCGCGGTCGCCGAGTATCCGACGGTCCGTGACGGGCA is a window of Micromonospora sp. WMMD961 DNA encoding:
- a CDS encoding sugar isomerase; its protein translation is MAYVDAEIASQPDCWREAAELAGVVHGDLPRPGERVAVVGCGTSWFMAMAYAARREQAGQGETDAFQASEFPAGRHYDRLIAITRSGCTTEVVELLAALRGRTPTTVIVGDPASPAVDLATAAVTMPFADERSVVQTRFATTALALLRAHLGDPVTALAADAEVAVRSPLPIDPALIGQVTFLGRGWTIGLAQEAALKCRETAIFWAEAYPAMDYRHGPISVAAPGRLVWAFGELPDGLPEDVAATGAAFVHSRTHGWRTVLGSWSAGRTPVDPMADLILAQRFAVALATSRGLDPDAPRHLSRSVVLA
- a CDS encoding ROK family protein; its protein translation is MSDAVDADRVVVALDVGGTGMKCALVRPDGVVVRTERHPTDAGRGPAAVVATVLDVAEGLADKARADGLTPIAVGIAVPGVVDEARGVAVWSANVGFRDVPLRDLAVRRLGLPTALGHDVRVGGLAEARLGAGRGAGHVLFVAIGTGIAAAHVVDGQAAVGAHGAAGEIGHILVRPDGPRCGCGRPGCLEAVASAAAVGRRYAELAGAAAELAGAAAELAGAAADAPVSAAELAGAAAHAPVSAAEVAERAAAGEPLAGQVWQETVEALADGLASGQALFDVATIVLGGGLAQAGDRLLTPLRAALHERMTFHREPQLVAAALGDEAGCLGAALLAMDAVRGHDHQEMR